In one Lolium rigidum isolate FL_2022 chromosome 3, APGP_CSIRO_Lrig_0.1, whole genome shotgun sequence genomic region, the following are encoded:
- the LOC124701372 gene encoding uncharacterized protein LOC124701372 produces MKSGGALAGALVPPPRSDDRLPIDEKRRRTESGAVASSTAPPRSRVVYGPDGYPADGVTRAVLLPDCKHSDGSIYTVDYWSKVYRLGDTRETCLEPMMMTDTWTSCSPDWGNCERHDSCTMMQIFSLKLPYTSASISGPVQLYGYMAVRDLLNPYRNYIFNRSRDDPFIVEQEDGFIQMTGPKRGIRNDGYVLLEFDMKIKTGDEESDDLQLIDGVAYFNNLTIMNATEHKQRIDGDHGAVDITLSLLRSAVEATVQVGISDLEHGSGLSLRLTASYISSHFVLRERIQLFDGVVDPETCEQNKYVVAVPWKVILSLKLQISQIGGSHRSVEKFCLCSPRKHGHENLTFELGFATVEVKVTWSTLDIPRSLLGPDCYMYDFEAAEDLGLLNLMGLEEAN; encoded by the exons ATGAAGAGCGGCGGCGCTCTAGCGGGCGCGTTGGTGCCCCCTCCGCGCAGCGACGACAGGCTTCCAATCGACgagaagagaaggaggacggAGAGCGGCGCCGTCGCATCGTCGACGGCTCCTCCACGGAGCAGGGTGGTCTACGGCCCCGACGGGTATCCCGCGGACGGTGTAACACGTGCCGTCCTCCTCCCCGACTGCAAGCATAGCGATGGATCCATCTACACGGTCGATTACTGGAGTAAAGTGTATCGTCTCGGTGATACCAGAGAGA CTTGTTTGGAGCCAATGATGATGACAGACACATGGACCTCTTGCTCTCCGGACTGGGGGaattgtgaaaggcatgatagttGCACCATGATGCAGATATTCTCGCTGAAGCTACCTTACACTTCTGCTTCTATCAGTGGCCCAGTTCAGTTGTATGGGTACATGGCTGTCCGGGATCTTTTGAACCCTTACCGAAACTACATCTTCAACCGCAGCAGGGATGATCCTTTCATTGTGGAACAGGAGGATGGGTTTATACAAATGACTGGCCCTAAGAGAGGAATCAGAAATGATGGTTATGTGCTGCTTGAGTTCGACATGAAGATCAAGACTGGAGATGAAGAAAGTGATGATTTACAGCTCATCGATGGTGTTGCCTACTTCAACAACCTAACCATAATGAATGCTACTGAGCACAAGCAGCGGATCGATGGTGATCACGGTGCGGTGGACATAACTCTCTCGCTCCTGCGCTCTGCGGTGGAGGCCACGGTACAGGTCGGGATATCAGATTTAGAGCATGGCAGCGGCTTAAGCCTGCGTCTAACAGCGTCATATATCAGCTCACATTTTGTTCTGCGTGAACGAATCCAGCTGTTCGATGGTGTTGTTGATCCCGAGACGTGTGAGCAGAACAAGTACGTGGTTGCTGTGCCATGGAAGGTTATTCTCAGTCTTAAGTTACAGATCAGTCAAATTGGTGGCTCCCACCGTTCTGTTGAGAAATTCTGTCTCTGCTCCCCTCGCAAGCATGGGCATGAGAACCTTACGTTCGAGCTTGGTTTCGCCACTGTAGAGGTGAAGGTAACTTGGTCGACTTTGGACATACCCCGCAGCCTTCTCGGACCGGATTGCTACATGTATGACTTTGAGGCTGCTGAGGATCTTGGCTTATTGAACCTTATGGGGTTAGAAGAAGCAAACTGA
- the LOC124694591 gene encoding uncharacterized protein LOC124694591, translated as MKSGGALAGALVPPPRSDDRLPIDEKRRRTESGAVASSTAPPRSRVVYGPDGYPADGVTRAVLLPDCKHSDGSIYTVDYWSKVYRLGDTRETCLEPMMMTDTWTSCSPDWRACERHDSCTMMQIFSLKLPYTSVSIRGPVQLYGYMAVRDLLNPFRNYVFNRSRDDPFTVEQEDGFIQMSGPKRGIRMEGYVLLEYDMKIKMGGEERDDLQLIDGVAYFNNLTIMNASEHKQRIDGDCGAVDIMLSLLRCAVEATVQVGISDLEHGSGLSLRLTASYISSRFVLREGIRLADGVVDPKTCELNKYVVAVPWKVKLGLKLQVSQIGGSDNSAIDKFFLCSPHKHGHQNLAFKLGLATVKVKVTWSTLDIPRSLLGPDCYTYDFEAARDLGLLNV; from the exons ATGAAGAGCGGCGGCGCTCTAGCGGGCGCGTTGGTGCCCCCTCCGCGCAGCGACGACAGGCTTCCAATCGACgagaagagaaggaggacggAGAGCGGCGCCGTCGCATCGTCGACGGCTCCTCCACGGAGCAGGGTGGTCTACGGCCCCGACGGGTATCCCGCGGACGGTGTAACACGTGCCGTCCTCCTCCCCGACTGCAAGCATAGCGATGGATCCATCTACACGGTCGATTACTGGAGTAAAGTGTATCGTCTCGGTGATACCAGAGAGA CTTGTTTGGAGCCAATGATGATGACAGACACATGGACCTCTTGCTCTCCGGATTGGCGGgcttgtgaaaggcatgatagttGCACCATGATGCAGATATTCTCGCTGAAGCTACCTTACACTTCTGTTTCTATCCGTGGCCCAGTTCAGTTGTATGGATACATGGCTGTCCGGGATCTCCTGAACCCTTTCCGAAATTACGTCTTCAATCGCAGCAGGGACGATCCTTTCACCGTGGAACAGGAGGATGGGTTCATACAGATGTCTGGCCCCAAGAGAGGCATCAGAATGGAGGGCTATGTGCTACTTGAGTacgacatgaagatcaagatgggaGGTGAAGAAAGGGATGATTTACAGCTAATCGATGGTGTTGCCTACTTCAACAACCTAACCATAATGAATGCTAGTGAgcacaagcaacggatcgatggtgATTGCGGTGCAGTGGACATTATGCTCTCGCTCCTTCGCTGTGCGGTGGAGGCCACGGTGCAGGTCGGGATATCAGATTTAGAGCATGGCAGCGGCTTAAGCCTGCGTCTAACGGCATCATATATCAGCTCACGGTTTGTTTTGCGTGAAGGAATCCGGCTGGCTGATGGTGTTGTTGATCCCAAGACATGTGAGCTGAACAAGTATGTTGTTGCTGTGCCATGGAAGGTTAAATTGGGTCTTAAGTTGCAGGTCAGTCAGATTGGTGGCTCGGACAATTCCGCTATTGATAAATTCTTTCTCTGCTCCCCTCACAAGCATGGACACCAGAACCTTGCTTTCAAGCTTGGCCTCGCCACCGTAAAGGTGAAGGTGACTTGGTCGACTCTGGACATACCGCGCAGCCTTCTTGGACCGGACTGCTATACGTATGACTTTGAGGCTGCTCGAGATCTAGGCTTATTAAACGTATGA
- the LOC124701374 gene encoding uncharacterized protein LOC124701374, producing the protein MTDTWTSCSPDWGNCERHDSCTMMQIFSLKLPYTSASISGPVQLYGYMAVRDLLNPYRNYIFNRSRDDPFIVEQEDGFIQMTGPKRGIRNDGYVLLEFDMKIKTGDEESDDLQLIDGVAYFNNLTIMNATEHRQRIDGDHGAVDITLSLLRSAVEATVQVGISDLQHGSGLSLRLTASYISSHFVLRERIQLFDGVVDPETCEQNKYVVAVPWKVILSLKLQISQIGGSHRSVEKFCLCSPRKHGHENLTFELGFATVKVKVTWSTLDIPRSLLGPDCYMYDFEAAEDLGLLNLMGLEEAN; encoded by the coding sequence ATGACAGACACATGGACCTCTTGCTCTCCGGACTGGGGGaattgtgaaaggcatgatagttGCACCATGATGCAGATATTCTCGCTGAAGCTACCTTACACTTCTGCTTCTATCAGTGGCCCAGTTCAGTTGTATGGGTACATGGCTGTCCGGGATCTTTTGAACCCTTACCGAAACTACATCTTCAACCGCAGCAGGGATGATCCTTTCATTGTGGAACAGGAGGATGGGTTTATACAAATGACTGGCCCTAAGAGAGGAATCAGAAATGATGGTTATGTGCTGCTTGAGTTCGACATGAAGATCAAGACTGGAGATGAAGAAAGTGATGATTTACAGCTCATCGATGGTGTTGCCTACTTCAACAACCTAACCATAATGAATGCTACTGAGCACAGGCAGCGGATCGATGGTGATCACGGTGCGGTGGACATAACTCTCTCGCTCCTGCGCTCTGCGGTGGAGGCCACGGTACAGGTCGGGATATCAGATTTACAGCATGGCAGCGGCTTAAGCCTGCGTCTAACAGCGTCATATATCAGCTCACATTTTGTTCTGCGTGAACGAATCCAGCTGTTCGATGGTGTTGTTGATCCCGAGACGTGTGAGCAGAACAAGTACGTGGTTGCTGTGCCATGGAAGGTTATTCTCAGTCTTAAGTTACAGATCAGTCAAATTGGTGGCTCCCACCGTTCTGTTGAGAAATTCTGTCTCTGCTCCCCTCGCAAGCATGGGCATGAGAACCTTACGTTCGAGCTTGGTTTCGCCACCGTAAAGGTGAAGGTGACTTGGTCGACTTTGGACATACCGCGCAGCCTTCTCGGACCGGATTGCTACATGTATGACTTTGAGGCTGCTGAGGATCTTGGCTTATTGAACCTTATGGGGTTAGAAGAAGCAAACTGA
- the LOC124701373 gene encoding uncharacterized protein LOC124701373, which produces MMMTDTWTSCSPDWGNCERHDSCTMMQIFSLKLPYTSASISGPVQLYGYMAVRDLLNPYRNYIFNRSRDDPFIVEQEDGFIQMTGPKRGIRNDGYVLLEFDMKIKTGDEESDDLQLIDGVAYFNNLTIMNATEHKQRIDGDHGAVDITLLLLRSAVEATVQVGISDLEHGSGLSLRLTASYISSHFVLRERIQLFHGVVDPETCEQNKYVVAVPWKVILSLKLHISQIGGSHRSVEKFCLCSPRKHGHENLTFELGFATVKVKVTWSTLDIPRSLLGPDCYMYDFEAAEDLGLLNLMGLEEAN; this is translated from the coding sequence ATGATGATGACAGACACATGGACCTCTTGCTCTCCAGACTGGGGGaattgtgaaaggcatgatagttGCACCATGATGCAGATATTCTCGCTGAAGCTACCTTACACTTCTGCTTCTATCAGTGGCCCAGTTCAGTTGTATGGGTACATGGCTGTCCGGGATCTTTTGAACCCTTACCGAAACTACATCTTCAACCGCAGCAGGGATGATCCTTTCATTGTGGAACAGGAGGATGGGTTTATACAAATGACTGGCCCTAAGAGAGGAATCAGAAATGATGGTTATGTGCTGCTTGAGTTCGACATGAAGATCAAGACTGGAGATGAAGAAAGTGATGATTTACAGCTCATCGATGGTGTTGCCTACTTCAACAACCTAACCATAATGAATGCTACTGAGCACAAGCAGCGGATCGATGGTGATCACGGTGCGGTGGACATAACTCTCTTGCTCCTGCGCTCTGCGGTGGAGGCCACGGTACAGGTCGGGATATCAGATTTAGAGCATGGCAGCGGCTTAAGCCTGCGTCTAACAGCGTCATATATCAGCTCACATTTTGTTCTGCGTGAACGAATCCAGCTGTTCCATGGTGTTGTTGATCCCGAGACGTGTGAGCAGAACAAGTACGTGGTTGCTGTGCCATGGAAGGTTATTCTCAGTCTTAAGTTACATATCAGTCAAATTGGTGGCTCGCACCGTTCTGTTGAGAAATTCTGTCTCTGCTCCCCTCGCAAGCATGGGCATGAGAACCTTACGTTCGAGCTTGGTTTCGCCACTGTAAAGGTGAAGGTGACTTGGTCGACTTTGGACATACCGCGCAGCCTTCTCGGACCGGATTGCTACATGTATGACTTTGAGGCTGCTGAGGATCTTGGCTTATTGAACCTTATGGGGTTAGAAGAAGCAAACTGA